The stretch of DNA ATTAGCAAAATGAGATTATTAGTTCCATAGATGAACACTTTGAGTATTActataaataaaacaaatctaCAACATTTCAGGCTTTGCATATCCAAAGAGGTAGGCTCTTAAAACTTTGAGAAATGGGAATAGCtaattgtttgataaaattttcatttttacacTGTAacatacaagtttttttttatcctaattagtaattagtatGAATTTTTTGAATCCAACGATCATATCATATTATAATTACCCACAAACCGAAGAACTTGTGAGCCCCAATTCACCGCGGTGCCAATGAATAGCTTCCAAAACCACAAATCCAACATCAAGACCGGTGAAATGATAAGCAACGCCATTGTCGTCAGAAGTGGAAGTGAACTGGTATTGACTTTCCTTTTCCTTATGGACCAAGCTGTTATCCATTCCAAGCCGGACGGGATTAAATCGAACTCTTCCTTCAATCTCCTCCCGAGATCTGGCATGTGGCCACCGCCGTAAAGTATGGCAATCTTATTGTGTCCCTTATCCATTGCACTTCTGAGCCTCTCGATTGCAACTCGATTTCTCTCACCAATTATTACAGATTTCTCATCTACCTCTGCCGTATCTTGTTCCAAACTTTACAACAATAGTTTTATCATCAATACTCAAGTTGGTGTCtcaacaaaagaaaattgatatgatcatgtttatgtttatgcaATCTCTTGAAGTGCAAAATTTCAACAATCATGTCATAAACTCTACTTTCAAGTTTCAAGAGGAGTGCCAGCAACATACACTTCACAATACACtcttattggttgaaattcaaaaGGTTCCTCATAAATCAGGTTGGTTGGACCTATGTGAATTTCAGCTAATAGGAAAGAATATGTTGTGAAGAGTGTATTGGAGTGTATAATGCTAGCTTTTTTGGTGCATGTTAGGAATCATGTTGAGCTTGACAAAATCACGATGACACTTTAGTTTTGTCTAAACTTTTGTCAAAATTCGCAGTGACACATCGTGATTCTGCCAAATTCACCACCAAAGATGTCCTCAGTCGACAAAATCATAAGTAAGCTCATGGCTCAAAAACCTACAGGAACAAGAGTTTGTATAATTTTGTAGTGGACCAAATTGTgtgttgagagagagagagagagagagagagagagagagagatgagagGCACTTACTCAAATGTCAGTACCTTAGCAACCAATACCTTCATGGCAGCACTAAAATCAAGCTTCGACAGTGCCTCAATTTCAGGATAGTCTCGACAAATCCCATTGATGATAAGAAAGCCAACAAGCGGCATAGGAAGTACACGTGAAGCCCACAAAAGCTTGGATCTCCATGGATCGAGATCTTCCGGAATAGAATGCTGCAACATCGCCTCAATAGATTCAAGAGGTATATCGTTTgcagaagaaaataaattttcaccTTTTGCTTTctgaaataaaaaagagaaattagatctcaataatgaaaataaataatcatcatTACTCATTAGCCCTCATAATCAACTAAAAAATGAGCAAAAATATTAGCAACATAAAACCGTAAGTAATTCGAAGGTCTCGTAATCAAGATCTGCCTGTTGCCAATTTTCAGACTGGTAATTGAGACAATCTGATTGGTAACCAAGCCtgagaattcgagccatctgtCTGACAATGCATCCCAAAATGCTAAACTTAAAACTCCTATTGTCTGGTTCTTTTTTCATTATCTCTAAAGCTTCCTTGCTAGCTACCATTTCATAAAGGACACAATCATAGGATTCAAGCTTCTTTTGGAGGGCCAGAAAATACCTGCTCATATAAAATTAGGATCATCAAAATTAATAGTTAATACTGCTTGGgggaaaaaatgtaaaaatataataaacaaattaaatcaatgcATCGGAAAAGCACAAAGGGATAGCTCGTCCCAAAACACTAATCCATTGACTTAGGTAAGACTCCGCAATGTATTACTCATAACCTTCCACCCAGGAGCGGATGCACGTTCACCTCAGGGAGCAGTTGCAGCCCCTGAAGTTTATAATTTTGCACCTATTATTTTATACTTTCTCACTTTGACCACCCTAAGATTATCTCATTGCACCTAGCATAAGTCAAAGTTGCATCTCTAGCTCTGATCAGTACTAGAAGGAATAGACACGTCGTGCATTATTTGATATTGGGatcataattaattgaaaatactCCACAAAATGACATTAGTGAAGATTGAGTACTAGTAGTTTGGgactttgaaaaataaatgtagTACTTCTTCCctcttatatataaacaaaaatcaacaaagaaATTTAGCCTcgaatataagcaaaagataATAAACTCGACTCTATTTAATGTTATTGCTCCAAAAATATCACTCAATAAGTGTTCTACTTTTTAATGTATCGTAATGATAGTAAGAGTAAATATAATGTATCGTAAATGATAGTTTAGtgaatataacaaattttttagtATGTATGAAACAAAagaattttacttataaataaggtcGGAGTACCTCTAAATTTTACCCTTCCTACACTATTACAAgcaaaaaacattttttaagcTTATCGGATAACTGATAGGATACATTAGATTAAAATATGATTTAGAGGTACAATAAGCTTATTGGATAACTTGTGAGAATAAGTTAAACAAATTATTATGGTCATATCATTTGctatttttaaacaaattagTTCAGTTGGCAGGGACATCGCATTTTACATGCAAGGTGAagggtcggggttcgaaccccggacactccCCATATTCACCTTTATAAGTgtgaaatttttagccactaaactTGTGAGACTATCTAACAAAGCTTATGCGAACAACTTAAGACATGTTTATAAGCTGTTCTCAACTTAATTCCATAATCTCTccatgatagcttatgaaagcagcatatagcttatatgaaaacagattgacattattttatcttatattatagAAATAGTTTACATAAAGAACTTATattttaagttgtttatccaaacagagtCTAAGTAGCTCTTAAAAACTACCAAATCAAAAATAGACAATACATACTCTTTATCAGCAATGTGAACAGTTGAAACCAAATCAACCtgcaacaaaaacaataataacaaaGAGCATCAAGAAACCATTATAAACCCAATTGAGTAAAAACAAGAAAGATACAAACTTTAAACTAACCTGAAGAAAAGGCTTGAAAATGGACCAAGGGAATTTCTTCTTATAGCTAACAATAGAAGTTTGTAACAAATCAGTAGCACCATCAATTCCTTCCTTGTACTGTATAAACTGTTCAAGTGACCCTTTTTCTTGTTGAGTGGAAATAGCTGAAAAAGATGGAGAAGATTTGAGTTTGAAGGTTGCATTTGAAAAGGGTTGTTCTGGAAATCCAACAAGAAAAGAAGGAAAGGGTCTGTTTCTGAAAAGGGTAGAATTGGAATTTGAAGTTGAAGGAGAATCAGAAAGGAATACAGATGAAGAGATTGTTGAAATTGAAGTTAGCACCATTTTTGTTGTTCTGTGTTGTGTCACTTTTATGGACACAATCTCAAC from Trifolium pratense cultivar HEN17-A07 linkage group LG5, ARS_RC_1.1, whole genome shotgun sequence encodes:
- the LOC123884177 gene encoding uncharacterized protein LOC123884177 isoform X5 — protein: MVLTSISTISSSVFLSDSPSTSNSNSTLFRNRPFPSFLVGFPEQPFSNATFKLKSSPSFSAISTQQEKGSLEQFIQYKEGIDGATDLLQTSIVSYKKKFPWSIFKPFLQVDLVSTVHIADKEYFLALQKKLESYDCVLYEMVASKEALEIMKKEPDNRSFKFSILGCIVRQMARILRLGYQSDCLNYQSENWQQADLDYETFELLTKAKGENLFSSANDIPLESIEAMLQHSIPEDLDPWRSKLLWASRVLPMPLVGFLIINGICRDYPEIEALSKLDFSAAMKVLVAKVLTFDLEQDTAEVDEKSVIIGERNRVAIERLRSAMDKGHNKIAILYGGGHMPDLGRRLKEEFDLIPSGLEWITAWSIRKRKVNTSSLPLLTTMALLIISPVLMLDLWFWKLFIGTAVNWGSQVLRFVGNYNMI
- the LOC123884177 gene encoding uncharacterized protein LOC123884177 isoform X6; the encoded protein is MVLTSISTISSSVFLSDSPSTSNSNSTLFRNRPFPSFLVGFPEQPFSNATFKLKSSPSFSAISTQQEKGSLEQFIQYKEGIDGATDLLQTSIVSYKKKFPWSIFKPFLQVDLVSTVHIADKEYFLALQKKLESYDCVLYEMVASKEALEIMKKEPDNRSFKFSILGCIVRQMARILRLGYQSDCLNYQSENWQQKAKGENLFSSANDIPLESIEAMLQHSIPEDLDPWRSKLLWASRVLPMPLVGFLIINGICRDYPEIEALSKLDFSAAMKVLVAKVLTFDLEQDTAEVDEKSVIIGERNRVAIERLRSAMDKGHNKIAILYGGGHMPDLGRRLKEEFDLIPSGLEWITAWSIRKRKVNTSSLPLLTTMALLIISPVLMLDLWFWKLFIGTAVNWGSQVLRFVGNYNMI
- the LOC123884177 gene encoding uncharacterized protein LOC123884177 isoform X2, translated to MVLTSISTISSSVFLSDSPSTSNSNSTLFRNRPFPSFLVGFPEQPFSNATFKLKSSPSFSAISTQQEKGSLEQFIQYKEGIDGATDLLQTSIVSYKKKFPWSIFKPFLQVDLVSTVHIADKEYFLALQKKLESYDCVLYEMVASKEALEIMKKEPDNRSFKFSILGCIVRQMARILRLGYQSDCLNYQSENWQQADLDYETFELLTKAKGENLFSSANDIPLESIEAMLQHSIPEDLDPWRSKLLWASRVLPMPLVGFLIINGICRDYPEIEALSKLDFSAAMKVLVAKVLTFDLEQDTAELDEKSVIIGERNRVAIERLRSAMDKGHNKIAILYGGGHMPDLGRRLREEFDLIPSGLEWITAWSIRKRKDNTSSLPFLKTTAKASGWPLDRYQTLALLIFSSVLALDLWIWGLLFGTAVNLVSYVASEVFLYVGN
- the LOC123884177 gene encoding uncharacterized protein LOC123884177 isoform X4 — its product is MVLTSISTISSSVFLSDSPSTSNSNSTLFRNRPFPSFLVGFPEQPFSNATFKLKSSPSFSAISTQQEKGSLEQFIQYKEGIDGATDLLQTSIVSYKKKFPWSIFKPFLQVDLVSTVHIADKEYFLALQKKLESYDCVLYEMVASKEALEIMKKEPDNRSFKFSILGCIVRQMARILRLGYQSDCLNYQSENWQQKAKGENLFSSANDIPLESIEAMLQHSIPEDLDPWRSKLLWASRVLPMPLVGFLIINGICRDYPEIEALSKLDFSAAMKVLVAKVLTFDLEQDTAELDEKSVIIGERNRVAIERLRSAMDKGHNKIAILYGGGHMPDLGRRLREEFDLIPSGLEWITAWSIRKRKDNTSSLPFLKTTAKASGWPLDRYQTLALLIFSSVLALDLWIWGLLFGTAVNLVSYVASEVFLYVGN